Proteins found in one Pelmatolapia mariae isolate MD_Pm_ZW linkage group LG7, Pm_UMD_F_2, whole genome shotgun sequence genomic segment:
- the snrpd3l gene encoding small nuclear ribonucleoprotein D3 polypeptide, like: MSIGVPIKVLHEAEGHIVTCETNTGEVYRGKLIEAEDNMNCQMSNITVTYRDGRVAQLEQVYIRGSKIRFLILPDMLKNAPMLKSMKNKNQGSGAGRGKAAILKAQVAARGRGRGGMGRGNIFQKRR, encoded by the exons ATGTCCATCGGCGTTCCAATCAAGGTCCTGCATGAGGCAGAAGGACACATTGTGACCTGTGAGACCAACACTGGAGAGGTTTACAGAGGCAAGCTGATTGAAGCAGAGGACAACATGAACTGCCAG atGTCTAATATCACAGTGACTTATCGGGATGGCCGCGTGGCACAGCTGGAGCAAGTTTACATCCGTGGCAGCAAAATCCGCTTTCTGATTTTACCCGATATGTTAAAAAATGCTCCTATGCTGAAGAGTATGAAGAACAAGAACCAGGGATCTGGTGCAGGAAGGGGCAAGGCAGCTATTCTTAAAGCACAAG TGGCTGCAAGAGGACGAGGGCGTGGTGGAATGGGAAGGGGAAACATCTTCCAGAAGAGGCGATAA